One genomic segment of Plasmodium cynomolgi strain B DNA, chromosome 14, whole genome shotgun sequence includes these proteins:
- a CDS encoding ubiquitin-like protein (putative), with amino-acid sequence MLNTIGEEASTPVMEDLTEICEHSSNEEANVVYIKGSNNFVKKVEYEEDETIRDVLTRNGILNEQDGFLYQIRNQLMDLDKTFAHYKICSGEIIYILPEPAPLPYLIYLFHQKSGKVHCIELSHMDSVDLLHKQVEKFLQIKEENQILIYGGKCLNNTKTLKEEQMCRESLVTILDKRDIPEIETGADGV; translated from the exons ATGCTCAACACCATCGGAGAAGAAGCTTCCACCCCAGTAATGGAGGACCTTACGGAGATATGCGAACACAGTAGTAACGAAGAAGCAAACGTAGTTTACATAAAGGgttcaaataattttgtaaaaaaagtggagtaTGAAGAAGATGAGACAATTCGGGATGTCCTTACACGGAATGGGATCCTTAATGAACAGGATGGTTTTCTATACCAAATTAGAAACCAACTAATGGATCTTGATAAAACCTTTGCACActataaaatttgttcaggTGAAATTATCTACATTTTGCCTGAACCTGCACCGCTGCCttatttgatttatttattccaTCAGAAGTCCGGGAAGGTGCAT TGCATCGAACTCAGCCACATGGATTCAGTCGACCTGCTGCACAAACAAGTAgagaaatttttgcaaataaaagaagagaaTCAGATACTGATATATGGTGGCAAGTGCTTGAATAACACGAAGACGTTAAAGGAGGAGCAAATGTGCAGGGAGAGCCTAGTCACCATACTGGACAAAAGGGACATACCCGAGATAGAAACTGGGGCCGATGGGGTGTGA
- a CDS encoding transcription factor (putative): MHKSKNIENKTILVEEVVRDFDKNEVFEEITAKFTWEQDVERSWNLLVENNGILQHVSQENLEEKCKQKYKKNQVCALRKGIFRHIIILFDMSSSMKERDFKPDRINVVLESVESFLTNFFFKNPVGHVGVVALKNSSAKLIQPLTSNMDDIMKALLKERSMGLQGSPSLQQGLEIAHDLLIDIPLYGTKEILIIYGSIRTCDKKNILNILNLIVKNNMHVNCVSIAPEMHILKHICEETNGAYKICMTKNALLNEMNNVTETPLWMSGMEPQLIHICFPVKKKISTQIMCSCHNQLNTDTYICNFCNSYTCKIPSKCKVCGMHLISMHDLSHITNNLQGSPLFLEIKNEKDGPSVCVSCNKRLYDKVSQCSKCKNIFCLGCDLYIHEDLNQCPFCLILDT; the protein is encoded by the exons ATGCACAAGtcaaaaaatatcgaaaataAG ACCATCTTAGTCGAAGAGGTTGTCCGagattttgataaaaatgaagttttCGAGGAGATAACCGCCAAGTTTACCTGGGAGCAAg ACGTTGAGCGATCATGGAACCTGCTGGTGGAAAACAACGGCATTCTGCAACACGTGAGTCAAGAAAacttggaagaaaaatgcaaacaaaaatataaaaagaatcaaGTCTGCGCTTTGAGGAAAGGAATATTCAG GCATATAATCATTTTGTTCGACATGTCCAGCAGCATGAAAGAGAGGGACTTCAAGCCTGACCGGATAAACGTTGTCCTCGAGAGTGTGGAG AGCTTCCTGAccaatttcttcttcaaaaatcCGGTGGGGCACGTCGGAGTTGTGGCCCTGAAAAACAGCTCCGCCAAATTAATCCAGCCCCTGACGTCCAACATGGATGATATTATGAAGGCACTACTAAAGGAGAGGAGTATGGGTCTGCAGGGATCTCCCTCTCTACAGCAGGGACTTGAAATTGCACACGATTTGTTGATAGACATTCCACTTTACGGAAcgaaagaaattttaataatatatggGTCGATAAGAacatgtgataaaaaaaatattctaaatattCTAAACCTAATAGTTAAAAATAACATGCATGTAAACTGCGTGTCGATTGCTCCAGAAATGCATATACTTAAACACATATGTGAGGAGACAAATGGGGCATACAAAATCTGCATGACGAAGAATGCACTGTTGAACGAAATGAACAATGTCACGGAGACCCCTCTGTGGATGAGTGGAATGGAACCACAACTTATTCATATATGCTTTcctgtaaagaaaaaaattagcacacAAATTATGTGTTCCTGTCATAATCAATTAAACACCGATACTTATATATGCAACTTTTGCAACAGTTACACCTGTAAGATACCATCCAAATGTAAAGTCTGTGGGATGCATTTAATTTCGATGCATGATTTGTCTCACATTACGAACAACCTTCAAGGTTCTCCGCTTTTTCTTGAAATTAAGAATGAGAAGGATGGGCCTAGTGTATGTGTTTCGTGCAATAAGAGGCTCTACGATAAGGTGTCCCAATGCTCCaagtgcaaaaatattttctgtcTCGGTTGCGATTTGTACATTCATGAAGATTTGAATCAGTGTCCCTTCTGTTTGATTCTCGATACGTGA
- a CDS encoding hypothetical protein (putative): MAGTLNLKELKDEPILFYENALTYVFSNARDDNKKDIPACVIYPNETIKVGFPIYSIKNINKNENVINDTDVQTNRFNEEPLITYASESKHIYPLRVKVYYSVLYMLIISELFAMIFFKDNINRTTTGEINGGQIFIFLFMALSHILVILSKFRKIRPYVFDMYTSLSLFFFILSILTINCFSSSLISLLQFFIFFLHAKIDYYVMPHSCVVPP; the protein is encoded by the exons ATGGCAGGAAcgttaaatttaaaagaattaaaagaCGAACCGATTTTATTCTACGAAAATGCATTAACTTATGTTTTTTCTAATGCAAGGGAtgataacaaaaaagatATCCCTGCATGTGTAATTTACCCAAATGAGACAATCAAAGTTGGCTTCCCAATATattctataaaaaatattaacaaaaatgaaaacgtaATAAACGATACAGATGTACAAACAAACAGGTTCAATGAAGAACCCCTGATTACATATGCATCTGAGTCTAAACATATTTATCCACTCAGAGTTAAAGTTTATTACAGCGTCCTCTACATGTTAATAATTTCTGAACTTTTTGCTATGATCTTTTTTAAAG ACAACATAAACCGCACCACCACCGGAGAAATAAACGGAggacaaatttttatatttctctttATGGCCCTCTCACACATACTTGTTATATTATCCAAGTTTCGCAAAATCAGGCCCTACGTATTTGATATGTACACTTCGctgagtttatttttttttatattatccaTTTTAACAATAAATTGTTTTAGTAGCTCTTTGATTTCCCTGTtgcagttttttattttttttttgcatgccaAGATTGATTATTACGTGATGCCCCACTCGTGCGTCGTTCCCCCCTGA